A stretch of DNA from Strigops habroptila isolate Jane chromosome 1, bStrHab1.2.pri, whole genome shotgun sequence:
AACGCCTATGGGGGCAAATTTTGGCGCTCTGGCAGATTGGATTAATGGGCTTGAAGTAGAAGGGATCAAGGAGGGGAATGGTTCCTTCCATGTGGGGAAGCCTGACTAAACTCTCTGTGAGTTTGAAATGCTGTCACGAAGTGCTGGAATGGGCTGTGCCAAGTGACAGCATAGCGGAGGCCACCGTGTGTAAGCATTAAGGGGCTGATACTGAAGCACATGCCATCCGAGGTGAACAGAGGGCTGTCACGATCCATGCGACTCTCATGCCCTTACAGCATAGCAGGTCTGACCGAAGATCAGTATTTCCTTGTGCCCTGTTTCTGATACTAGCCAATACCTTATGCTTAGGGAAGGGTATAAGAACAGGAGATGTGTTAAATATTTATCCAAgtgtttatataaatatttctctgaATGTTTATATGCTCTCTGAATCTGTCTCTGAGTATTTTTCAGCATGCTTGCTATGGCTTTATGTAGAGTGAAAGCACAGAGTAATTGCTCCCAATATCATCAGACAAGAAGTTAGGCTAGAGTTATTGTAATTTTTGTATCTTTATTTTAACTCTTAAAATAGCCATCCATAGCTCTGGTTATTCCTGTAACTCTCTGTTAAAGAATTTTTTGTACTTAGTCATCATGCATCAAAACCTGAAGTTTCAAGGCATCTAGCTAGCATGATGTTTGTGAGAATGTGCTACAGCTCTGCATTAAGGATGGAATATATAGTGCACCATTTGGAAAATCTTAACTATAGAAACATGGCTTATTATGTGGAAGGAATTGCACATGCCTTGGGTTATTGTTCTGGGTCTGTCTGGGCTGGGTGGTGGGGATCAACCCACCACAGTTTAgaaggttggggttttcttctagTCTCGTTTTCCATCTGAGATGTCAATataagttttctttcaaattccaGATTGATTAAAAGATACTGTTACTTTCTTTCACATTGGAAGGGTTATCAGTTGGTGATCAGtttacttcaaaaaataaaaaaattagcaaaTGCCATCAAATGTGCTAGTTAAATATACCTGCCTCTGAAAGCTGGGAGCATAGAGCACTCATCCTTCAGCACTGTGGAGTCTGGTTTTCAAAGATAAGCTCTCAAcacttttgaaaactgaatcGTAATGGTAACTTCACTTGGACAATCACAAGTAGAAGCATTGAGATCACTAGTCAGTTCTGACAATTGTGAGTTTAGATGTCatgagaaatgtaaaaatgatgTGCATAGGTTCCAGTCCTTTCTTTATATGTACCTGTGACCCATAACAATGGCTTCAGTGCCAAGTTCATCATGTGTTTTCCAATAACAGTAATTCACAGTAAAGATGCATGAGGATTTAATTGTAAAAATATGTAGTCACTGCTAGTGAAAACTCTGATGGACCCATGGCTTTTGGGGGGTCCTCATCATCATTTCAAGTCAATCCTCTGAAGGTAAACAAGTCATTCTCTATCCTTCTCCAATTAAAGAGATAAAAGAGTGTAATGTTTACATAaaattatataatatttatgtctaaagatatttttaataatctaaGAACACTGACAAGTGAAGAACCAAAGAtattctgtaagaaaatattctacTAAATTATTTATGGTGGATGGATATTTTTAGAATTCTAATTTGAAATGTAtccattctctttcttttgtagGTGGCTGGTATTAGGTATTGCCATGGCACGGTTTTATATACAGAAAGGAACACACAGAGGCTTATTCAGAAGCATTCAAAAGACGCTTAAATTTTTCCAGacatttgctttgcttgaggtaaattttaaacagaagtttgCTTTACTGGATACTGCATATCATAAGCAAAACACATTATTAACCTGGATTTAGTATCAAAATATTACATTAGTACTTAAAGTCTGTATAACTTTATTATTTACtgaaggtttttttgggggCAAGGTGATGAATTTAAACAAATGGGCACATTTTTTCAAACTGAACTAtagtatttctttaaagcaaatataGCCTGGGAATTGCTTTAATTTGAGAGTCTTTAACTCCAAAGGCAAAATCTCTGAAGGCGTTCAAGTCAGCAGATCAGCCTTCTAGTATAGTAGATAGCTTGTGTCCATCTCCATTTCTTATACTGGACTCATTATCCTTCTGTacctttcctgcttctgcttaTTTCCAGGCTTGATTCACATATAATCTGTTCCAACAGGGTCTGTGCAAGTTGTGCCAAGTATTCTTTAAATAATATGACTTTTGCTAACAATGCTCTAGTGGTCTCAGTTTATGGTACGTCTGGAATGAAACTGTTGGGTATATTGAGCACTTACAGTTTTTTCCCAGGCACAACAAAGAGTGCCTATctgcattttaacttttttttccctcgaTCTGCCTACAACATAGTAGTATGTTCAAGAAAATAGTTCAAGCAACTGTTAAAATCATGTGGTCAACTCTATATAGGCTGCTATGCTATTAAACTTACACAACAAGTAATTCTACTCAAATCTGtcaaaataatgaatatttgcTAAGCATTACTGACcagaaaatacaataaatcTGAAGCTTCATTGCTGTCATtggtaaaataataataatgttattaACCTGTAATGAatacagaacattttaaaattgctatGCATTTAGCATCCCTTATATGACTCCCTCCACATTATCTTGCAAAATTATTCTTTGAATAAGATAATGAAAGGCAAACTTACTAGTTGAAAAAGTAAATGCTTTATAAGtgttaaaatatgtaatatatacaGTTAATCAGGAAAAGAGATCTCTTTCATGTGTTTGCACAGATCAGATACTGAGCCCATCACAGCATTGGTTGCCAGGGCTCTGATGTGTATTTCCTTTGAAGACTGTTagctgaaaacaataaaaaacagtTCTTCAGAATTAAGCCTAGGTTTATATTAATATCAAAAGGCCATGTTTATAGTGTAGATTGTGACATACTGTACATCAGTAACCTctaacttatttttatttacaggtAGTCCACTGTGCAGTTGGTGAGTTCTTTGTTTTAGTTTCTCCTGTAACTACTTAAAATGTGAATTGTGGAACAGAGATaacatgtttctctttttaaggaATAGTTCGCACGTCTGTGCTTGTGACTGGGGTCCAAGTGAGTTCAAGAATCTTCATGGTGTGGTTCATTGCACACAGTATAAAACAGGTATGTGCGTGAGCAAGTCgtgttttgattgtttttaagGAGAAACTATTATTGTACAGTTCTCATTTCATAAGGAAGGCCAATTTAAAAGTTGATGACATTCCTACAGAGAATACTTATATACTTGAGTGTGATTTTGGAAGTTGGGGTTACAGGATTTTATGTGCTTCTACCCAGGAGACCGAGTCTGGGTTTTAGCTGTGAGTTAGCACTGTCTTCGGCATCGTGCTGGCTGTGGTCTGCCTAAGCGAGATCAATGAGTACTGCTATTATTGACCAGCAAATCTACCGCATTGTAACCAGTTCCCTTTCAAAAACTTTAATTAGCACTTACTGAGTTAATCTAAATGATAATATGccttaaattaaatttatctgGATAAACATGGTTGTgattttgcaatttattttaggAACCTTCTCAAGATTTTAATGTTATGGTTATATTAACATTTGATGGCATgcatactgctttttttttttttttcatgaagaatGTATCAAGTCATCCAGCATGCCACAGTGACACTGAAGGTCCTGTATAAATGATGATAGTTTATTTGCCTGGCTGTAGGTGATTATTGTAAGTCTAGTGATTCATTAGCAGAATGAAACAAGCAGACTGCTTACAGCTAGTAAATAGGACATCAGTTCAGTTTCTGAGGTCTGCTTTCTGTGAAAGGCATGTAAGAACTAAGTGATGGATTTTGAGTCCGTGctccttaatttctttaaacttaAAAAGCTGAGCCATTAAACTGTCTCACCAGCAGATGGCATATGCCTTTCTGCTGATGGGATATCATAGCATCTGCTTCAGTTGTCAAATCCCTTTGTTTCAGTTCACAGAACACTCGTTTTCTGCgcttcatcttttcctttactGTCGCTTTTCTTAACAAGGaataggcttttttttgtttgttttggtaagctaagtgttttcattttttccttaaaggaaaaTCTCAAAAGATTAACAAATTTTTTATATTGAATGTTTACATGGATGCTGAAATATAGCACTGCATTTTACCATTTTGTTATTATCAGCAGAGGATTAAATCTTTAGCAGCATATCCgataatttcttttgtttcctctgtctTCAGTACAGTAGGTCAATCCGTGTCcaagaaaaaatacatctgaatgTATGTCTGATTGTATTTCACGCTGTTACTGGTTAGCAGGCATGAATGTGCAGGGTCACTTTAGGTGCTGAGAGACATGTTAGTGATAATAGCCAGACCCAGATCTCTCTACTTGACTGGAGCTTTGCAAGGCAACAGATAGGAGTTCATTGCATACTTATTTAAAGCTCTTCTGCTTGGATTTAGCACTGTGACATGAATCCAAGTTTGGTTTATCAATGTTTGTCTCTAATCGCATGACATTAAGAACAACCTAATTCTGTCTTtacctttgcttttttgtttggacATCTTTGCACTTCGGTGTTGCTATTTGTGAGTTTGGTTGTATTTTTATATCTCCTTCTCTTTTGTGATGTTGGCAAGATCCTTTCACTAAAAGTGTACCTTCTTTGACTGACACATTGAGGATGCAATTTTATGCGCTGATGAGCACTTATATTTCTTCTTGACTTTAAACAGAGTTGTGGATTTTCAGCATCTTTGAGATGTATTTTATGCATCTTTGTCACCgtgttgcattttatttaaaaaaataatttcccttttttgaaATCTTAACAAAACTTgtgttactttattttatttcacagacATCCCTGGAGCTTTTCAGCCTTCAGGCATGGAAGTGTATTACAAAATTCCTccccttttaaagaaaagaaaattacttgcGTGTAATTCTTCTTCTCAGAAGGTAGTGTTTGTAATAGGTCCCCATGTGCCTTCTTCATATTTGGGgacttctgtttatttgttcaCTTAGAGTGAAAAAGAACCAATGTTTTGAAACAGCAGAGAGGTGTGCTACCTACCGATGAGGCAGTTTAATGACTCAGAACATAATGTTAAATGGGACTGTTGAGTGAGTTTACCCAAAGCTCCTGATGTACCAACTACTCTTCATTTAGTGATCCATCTGTGTTCCAGCTCCTTAACTATCTGAAGTCTGCCAAATTTGATCTCCTGTGGCCAAGTTCCAGTTAGTAAATTACACTAAGGAGTTCCTTTTGTCTAAAGTTTCATGGAGACATGCATTATGtggtgaggaagaagaaagataaaaagtaaGAGAAAGTCCAGGAGACAGAGCAGTGAAGGGCAGAATGGGTAAAAACAGACTGTGAAAGGAGCATATCTTCTGtagcattgttttctttttgcgGTTTTGGGGAGTATGAAAATAATCAAGTAAATCAACcacaaataaaaagagagagacagataGCATAGTGAAAATGAAGGTAGAAAATAAAGAGGAGGAGTATCCTTAATTACAGAAGTGTATATTTTGATATTTGCATAACGGATAAAGATTGCTCAGTTTGCAAAATGTCTGTATATTAGTAAATATATATGATAAAGAACTGTACATGATAATGGTTTCAGCATATCACTTTTATgccaaaattttctttctttacaagaTGTTAGTTCTGTTCCATGTATCTTAAACAAAAGTCTGTTACAGTTTGCACAGAAAAGAAGCTTAAGGATGAAGAAATTGTTGGTTCTTTATACTTCTGCAGATCCAGAATGAGGAGAGCGTTATTCTTTTTCTGGTCGTATGGACTGTGACAGAGATTACTCGATATTCCTTCTACACATTCAACCTGCTCAACCATTTGCCATACTTCATTAAATGGGCCAGGTGGAGATGTCTTGCACTTCAGTTTCTCATGGTTCTGTGCATGTTAGTTTCACGCATGCTGAGCTaacacacagcagagcagatgttCGAGCTTTGGTTATGTGTCAGCAGAGTGCAAGTTGGTTGCTTTCTGTACTTGGATCATTGTTACTTggtttaaaatgtcaaaaatagCTGAGATTTTGGGGTGTgatttgttctttgctttctgtgtctCATGGTTTgaactctgttttcatttacttttcttccccccccctccatcTTTGGAGCCATCTTTTAACTTACATTATGACTCCTTAAGATGCTGTTGAATGCAATACCCAAAATTAAACACCTGTGCCAGTCTTTGTGGATTTCAGATCTTTGAAAATGTGGGAGTTGTTGTCACTCAATATGTATGCATATTATTACTGTATGAGAAGTTCTGCTTTATCagagctttttttgtttccatgtaGTGAAGCTAAATACTGACTTAGTTTAGCCCACATAGAAAGTGTGTTCTGTGTCAAAACTGCTTTGGTGTTGAAGCATACTTATGGTTGGTCACTAGATCACACATATTACAGAGACTGCATGTTTATCAGGAGACTTAACTGGAAGAGTAGGGTTATCTGTAgtcattatttgaaaaatatctgtaaGACAGACAGACTTGCACTGTTACAAGGAAATTCTCTAACCTACCTTCAGCACAAGtgattcttatttaaaaaagtgtgtttgtttattttcctttatttttattttatagataaTGCAGTTCTGGTGCTTCTAATGCACTTCTTTGATATGTCTGATATATATGTCCATTCCTATAATACATTGTCTTTTTGCTAATACCTAAGGTGGCAGGTGTGGTTATGTTTAAGCACTAAATGGtaaacttaaaaataatcaggtgtggtttcattaatatttttttatgaaggcttcagaaagagaaatgcattcAGAAAGTACTGCATTGACAGATACAGGGTTTGCCATCAAGTTGATGTGTCTTTGAGTGACAGATTTTTTGCTTCCTTATAATGGACAGTAGAGAAAACTGACATTCTCCCAGCAGAGAACTGTGGTGAAATATAgtataaacaaaacatttgaaaatatatgaTCTTTTCATAGAGTCCAGAACATCCCATCAAGATTTACAGATAATCAAACAGCACAACTGGGCATAAATTCAGTACTCCAAGGGAGCTGGAAGTTTCTGATCTTTAGCTTATAATTGTAAAAGATGTGTTGTTAATGGAATAAGTATGCTCTAAATTTTTGTTTGGAATTTTTGCTTTGGGAttggtttttttactgcatAAAGACAAACTGTATGTAGGCCATGGCACCAGTTCTTTTTTATACCTCTCTTACCTGTTCTCTGACCTGTGAGTCCTCTAAGCCCATTTGCTCCTAGGAGGGTTTCATGTTTGGTTGCTGCTGTCTGGAGTACACAGTGTACCTTTCTCTCTGTGTGACAGCTCTCATTGCTGTTCCCTGCATGAATTCAAGAGCTGTTCTTTAGGAGAAACTGCATCTCCATGGTACGCTGTGCTTAAGGACAGCATAAACTCTATCAATCAGTTACGTTTTTCATTTTATCACCACCTATGTGGCCTATGGCTTtcaaactacattttctttatacGGAAAGCCTTCAACTTTTATTTGAAtatctttttcccattttaaaaatggatctGATAAGTTTTTGGcactctcattttcttttattttttatttccattagtGGTAAATGTGGTATTATTTGGATTTCCCATGTGGCAGTGGGTAAAACAGGCTTGTAATGTTTCTCAAcattttcattatcttaaaaGATAATAGAGTCGGCCCAGTGTGCAGTACTGTGACAAAGATATGTAGGATCATCTGAATTTGGGGTCCAGTCCTGCTCTGAATCCTATTGGTGACAACAGGAGCGAGACcagaaaaatttttaaaaagacattattGTAGACTACAGATTTGTGGACTTTTTACTCTTGAGTACTAGAAAGACATACAAACATTCTGATactttagtattttttatataaaaggaCTGAAGAATGCATTCTCTGTAAACCTAAGTGATTCTATCCAGAGTAACTGAAACTGGTATTCTGTGCCAAATCAGGATGTGCTCCTTGATTTTGTTGCAGGATCTACTGTAATTGCTGTGCCACTAATGATAGCTAGAGGAAATTTTAAATTCATGGGGTGTTTCTCAcaagttgttttttgtttttgtttttgttttgtttttaatgcagatacaacttttttatcattttgtaTCCTGCTGGAGTTGCAGGTGAACTGCTAACCATATATGCTGCTTTACCCTATGTGAAGAAAACGGGAATGTTTTCACTGAGACTTCCCAACAAATACAATGTCTCTTTTGACTACTATTACTTCCTTATTATTGTCATGTTCTCCTATGTGCCATGTAAGTATTACTTAACTATAGTAACAACATAATGATCAATTATTGTCAATGCTGGAAACAGTTCCTGTAGTTAAAGTTGCTGAACAC
This window harbors:
- the HACD1 gene encoding very-long-chain (3R)-3-hydroxyacyl-CoA dehydratase 1 — translated: MASSEEDGGGNGAVEEKESGKRRRLGALATAWLIFYNVAMTAGWLVLGIAMARFYIQKGTHRGLFRSIQKTLKFFQTFALLEVVHCAVGIVRTSVLVTGVQVSSRIFMVWFIAHSIKQIQNEESVILFLVVWTVTEITRYSFYTFNLLNHLPYFIKWARYNFFIILYPAGVAGELLTIYAALPYVKKTGMFSLRLPNKYNVSFDYYYFLIIVMFSYVPLFPQLYFHMLRQRRRVLHGEVIVEKDD